The Denitrificimonas caeni genome has a segment encoding these proteins:
- a CDS encoding DEAD/DEAH box helicase, whose product MSFSSLGLSQALVNAVEAAGYTSPSPVQLLAIPPALEGRDLMVAAQTGTGKTGGFALPILEILFPNGKPDREQRHRPRQPRVLVLTPTRELAAQVHDSFRLYARDLPFVSACIFGGVGMNPQINAVAKGLDVLVACPGRLLDLVNQGKIDLSGVEILVLDEADRMLDMGFIHDVKKVLAKLPSKRQNLLFSATFSQDITNLAGRLLHNPQRIEVTPPNTTVERIEQRVYRIQASHKRALLAHLITMGAWEQVLVFTRTKHGANRLAEYLSKNGLPAAAIHGNKSQNARTKALAEFKAGSVRILVATDIAARGLDIDQLPHVVNFELPNVEEDYVHRIGRTGRAGRSGLAVSLVAPDEERLLKGIERMTRQKIEDGDTFGFDPSSVVIEKPEPRAPRPPRGGGRSATPRTTDKAKNPDKPRAKRPAARNPERTDSTATATDKPAPRTRNPRNTRNQRSAAAPIVGAPELPPNRDPEVFLDDAIDNFGNSVDYVSPYQNKGRGRRPNSNTPAGAQPRGARPARANNPAAATDKRRAPKKPRNNPRRNDSRAALGSNEPAVSREAPQPLIIRKGERLPSLEQLEQLESRTRNKERPALLTSRTD is encoded by the coding sequence ATGTCCTTTTCCTCGCTAGGCCTATCTCAGGCTCTGGTCAACGCCGTTGAAGCTGCCGGCTATACATCTCCATCGCCAGTGCAATTACTGGCTATTCCACCGGCACTCGAAGGCCGCGACCTGATGGTTGCCGCACAAACCGGTACCGGTAAAACTGGCGGCTTTGCTCTGCCTATTTTAGAAATCTTGTTCCCTAACGGTAAGCCCGACCGCGAACAACGTCACCGCCCGCGTCAGCCCCGTGTCTTAGTGTTAACACCAACACGTGAACTGGCGGCGCAAGTGCACGACAGTTTTCGACTGTATGCCCGCGACTTACCTTTTGTCAGCGCCTGTATTTTTGGCGGCGTCGGCATGAACCCGCAAATCAACGCGGTCGCTAAAGGCTTAGATGTTTTAGTGGCTTGCCCAGGTCGTTTATTGGATTTGGTCAACCAAGGCAAAATTGATTTAAGCGGCGTAGAAATTTTAGTGCTGGATGAAGCCGACCGTATGCTCGATATGGGCTTTATTCATGACGTGAAGAAAGTGCTGGCTAAATTACCTAGCAAGCGCCAAAACTTGCTGTTCTCGGCAACATTCTCGCAAGACATCACCAATTTAGCGGGCCGTTTATTGCACAACCCCCAGCGCATTGAAGTGACGCCTCCCAACACTACGGTAGAGCGTATTGAACAACGGGTGTACCGTATTCAGGCATCGCACAAACGCGCTTTATTAGCCCACTTGATCACCATGGGTGCATGGGAGCAAGTTTTAGTATTTACCCGCACTAAGCACGGCGCTAACCGCTTGGCTGAATACCTGTCAAAAAACGGCCTGCCAGCTGCAGCCATTCATGGTAACAAAAGCCAAAATGCCCGCACCAAAGCTTTAGCCGAGTTTAAAGCCGGTAGTGTGCGCATCTTAGTTGCCACCGATATTGCTGCACGCGGTCTAGATATCGATCAATTACCACACGTGGTTAACTTCGAACTGCCTAACGTAGAAGAAGATTATGTGCACCGCATTGGCCGCACTGGGCGTGCTGGTCGTTCAGGTCTTGCAGTGTCATTAGTGGCGCCAGATGAAGAGCGTCTGCTTAAGGGCATTGAGCGCATGACCCGGCAAAAAATCGAAGACGGTGACACCTTTGGTTTTGACCCAAGCAGCGTCGTCATTGAAAAACCTGAGCCGCGCGCTCCTCGCCCACCCCGCGGCGGTGGCCGCAGTGCCACTCCACGCACTACGGATAAGGCTAAAAACCCAGACAAGCCAAGAGCTAAACGCCCTGCGGCGCGTAACCCTGAGCGCACCGATAGCACAGCGACGGCCACTGACAAACCAGCGCCCCGCACACGTAACCCGCGTAACACTCGCAATCAACGTAGCGCTGCTGCACCTATTGTTGGCGCACCAGAATTGCCGCCAAATCGCGACCCTGAAGTTTTTTTAGATGACGCCATTGATAATTTTGGTAATAGCGTTGATTACGTTAGCCCTTATCAAAATAAAGGTCGCGGCCGTCGCCCTAACAGCAACACTCCAGCGGGTGCACAACCGCGCGGTGCTCGTCCAGCCCGTGCCAATAACCCTGCAGCTGCCACTGATAAACGCCGAGCACCGAAAAAACCGCGTAATAATCCACGCCGCAATGATTCGCGCGCAGCATTAGGTAGCAATGAACCAGCTGTTAGCCGCGAAGCGCCGCAACCCTTAATCATCCGCAAGGGTGAGCGCTTACCGAGTCTAGAACAGCTTGAGCAATTAGAGTCACGCACACGCAATAAAGAGCGCCCAGCTTTGTTGACTTCCCGTACAGACTAA
- the metF gene encoding methylenetetrahydrofolate reductase [NAD(P)H], whose product MSNQHRVSFEFFPTKTDAGHAKLLTTASKLATYNPEFFSCTYGAGGSTRDRTLNTVLQLDGEIKVPTAPHLSCVGDSKEDLRELLHLYKDAGIKRIVALRGDLPSGMGMANGELRYANELVEFIRAETGDHFYIEVAAYPEMHPQARDFEVDLQNFARKVQAGSDSAITQYFFNPDCYFYFVERTRKLGIDIPIVPGIMPITNYSKLARFSDSCGAELPRWIRKQLEAYGDDIASIQAFGEEVITNMCERLLEGGAPGLHFYTLNQAEPSLAVWDNLQLNR is encoded by the coding sequence ATGAGCAATCAACATCGTGTGAGTTTTGAGTTTTTCCCCACCAAAACCGACGCTGGCCACGCAAAGCTGCTCACCACAGCCAGCAAGCTAGCCACTTACAATCCTGAGTTTTTCTCTTGCACTTATGGCGCTGGTGGCTCCACCCGTGACCGCACTTTAAACACCGTTTTACAATTAGACGGCGAAATCAAAGTCCCGACTGCACCGCACTTATCCTGTGTCGGCGACAGTAAAGAAGACTTACGCGAACTGCTGCATTTGTATAAAGATGCTGGCATTAAACGCATTGTGGCCCTGCGTGGTGACCTACCCTCTGGGATGGGTATGGCCAACGGTGAATTGCGCTACGCCAATGAGCTGGTGGAGTTTATCCGCGCAGAGACCGGTGATCACTTCTATATTGAAGTAGCTGCCTATCCAGAGATGCACCCACAAGCGCGGGATTTTGAAGTTGACCTGCAAAACTTTGCTCGTAAAGTGCAAGCTGGCTCCGACAGCGCCATCACCCAATACTTCTTTAATCCAGATTGTTACTTCTATTTTGTCGAGCGAACGCGTAAGCTAGGCATTGATATCCCAATCGTGCCAGGCATTATGCCGATTACCAATTACAGTAAATTGGCGCGATTCTCTGATTCTTGTGGTGCAGAGCTACCGCGCTGGATACGCAAACAACTGGAAGCGTACGGCGACGACATAGCAAGCATCCAAGCCTTTGGTGAAGAAGTTATTACCAACATGTGCGAACGCCTATTAGAAGGTGGCGCGCCTGGCTTGCACTTCTACACACTTAACCAAGCTGAACCCAGTTTAGCTGTTTGGGATAATCTCCAGCTTAACCGCTGA
- the ahcY gene encoding adenosylhomocysteinase, with product MSAVADFTDYKVADISLADWGRREIIIAESEMPALMGLRTKYAGEQPLKGAKILGCIHMTIQTAVLIETLTALGAEVRWSSCNIFSTQDQAAAAIAAAGIPVFAWKGETEEEYVWCIEQTILKDGQPWDANMVLDDGGDLTAILHERFPQVLDNVHGVTEETTTGVHRLLEMLEKGTLKVPAINVNDSVTKSKNDNKYGCRHSLNDAIKRGTDNLLSGKQALVIGYGDVGKGSAQSLNQEGMIVKVSEVDPICAMQACMDGYELVSPYIDGHNDGTDASIDKALLGKIDLIVTTTGNANVCDAGMLKALKKRAVVCNIGHFDNEIDTAFMRKNWAWEEVKPQVHKIHRTGAGEFDAHNDDYLILLSEGRLVNLGNATGHPSRIMDGSFANQVLAQMHLFERKFAQLNAEQKAAALTVEVLPKKLDEEVALEMVKGFGGVITRLTDVQADYIGVPVDGPYKPETYRY from the coding sequence ATGAGCGCTGTTGCTGATTTTACTGATTATAAAGTTGCGGATATTTCACTGGCTGATTGGGGCCGTCGTGAAATTATTATTGCTGAATCTGAGATGCCAGCCTTAATGGGCTTGCGTACTAAGTACGCTGGTGAGCAACCGCTTAAAGGTGCGAAAATTCTCGGCTGTATTCACATGACCATTCAAACTGCAGTGTTGATTGAAACACTGACGGCATTGGGTGCAGAAGTGCGCTGGTCTAGCTGCAACATCTTCTCAACCCAAGACCAAGCCGCGGCGGCGATTGCGGCTGCAGGTATTCCAGTGTTTGCTTGGAAAGGCGAAACCGAAGAAGAGTACGTCTGGTGTATCGAGCAAACCATCCTTAAAGACGGCCAACCTTGGGATGCCAATATGGTGCTTGACGATGGCGGTGACCTTACGGCGATCCTGCACGAGCGCTTCCCACAAGTACTAGACAATGTGCACGGCGTCACTGAAGAAACCACCACCGGCGTACACCGCCTGCTAGAAATGCTGGAAAAAGGCACGCTGAAAGTACCTGCCATCAACGTCAATGACTCAGTCACCAAAAGTAAAAACGACAACAAATACGGTTGCCGCCACAGCCTTAACGATGCCATCAAGCGCGGTACTGACAACCTACTGTCAGGCAAGCAAGCTCTGGTTATAGGTTACGGTGATGTGGGTAAAGGCTCGGCACAATCGCTGAACCAGGAAGGCATGATTGTTAAAGTCTCTGAAGTTGACCCAATTTGTGCGATGCAAGCCTGCATGGACGGTTACGAGTTGGTATCACCCTACATCGATGGTCACAATGACGGCACCGACGCCAGCATTGATAAAGCACTGTTAGGCAAAATAGACTTGATCGTTACCACCACAGGTAACGCCAATGTCTGTGATGCCGGCATGCTTAAAGCCCTGAAAAAACGCGCTGTGGTCTGCAACATTGGTCACTTTGACAATGAAATCGACACCGCATTTATGCGCAAAAACTGGGCGTGGGAAGAAGTTAAGCCACAGGTGCACAAAATTCACCGCACCGGTGCTGGCGAATTTGATGCGCACAACGATGACTACTTAATTTTGTTATCAGAAGGCCGCTTAGTGAACCTGGGTAATGCGACGGGTCACCCAAGCCGCATTATGGACGGTTCCTTTGCTAACCAAGTGCTTGCGCAAATGCACTTATTTGAGCGCAAATTTGCCCAGTTAAATGCTGAGCAAAAAGCAGCAGCATTAACCGTTGAAGTGTTACCGAAAAAGCTCGACGAAGAAGTTGCTCTAGAAATGGTTAAAGGTTTTGGCGGCGTCATTACCCGCTTAACTGATGTGCAAGCTGACTACATTGGTGTACCTGTGGATGGCCCTTACAAGCCAGAAACCTACCGCTACTAA
- a CDS encoding MAPEG family protein, whose product MTIAYWCVLVSILLPYISTVWAKASAGGFAPKHNHDPRAFLATAQGMARRANNAQQNGFEIAPAFAAAVIIAHLAGGAEQGLLDQLAITFVFSRVLYTLCYIADWAILRSLVWFLGLGLIVSLFVVAA is encoded by the coding sequence ATGACAATTGCTTATTGGTGTGTGTTAGTGAGTATTTTGCTGCCATATATTTCTACGGTGTGGGCTAAAGCCAGTGCCGGGGGGTTTGCGCCGAAACATAATCATGATCCACGGGCTTTTTTAGCTACTGCGCAAGGGATGGCGCGGCGGGCAAATAATGCTCAGCAAAATGGTTTTGAAATTGCCCCAGCTTTTGCAGCTGCGGTAATTATTGCTCACTTAGCCGGAGGTGCTGAACAAGGACTGCTAGATCAGCTGGCGATCACCTTCGTTTTCAGTCGTGTGCTGTATACTCTGTGCTACATCGCGGACTGGGCCATTTTGCGTTCACTGGTATGGTTTTTAGGCTTGGGCTTAATTGTCAGTTTGTTTGTGGTGGCGGCTTAA
- a CDS encoding c-type cytochrome — MLKRGFLLAIVLSLAACGGVDPDSPLGKRKAVFKKMLNVSEDLGGMLRGRIAYNEQLFAELAVELDELSHEPWQYFPTVKDDGKTSARDDVWQRQERFQELARHLEGTTARLVASTTEAPFNKSVLALRVQAVEDSCESCHQEFRVY, encoded by the coding sequence GTGCTGAAACGTGGTTTTTTATTAGCGATAGTATTGAGTTTGGCTGCTTGTGGTGGTGTAGACCCTGATTCACCACTGGGCAAACGTAAGGCTGTATTCAAGAAAATGCTCAATGTGAGTGAGGATCTTGGCGGCATGTTGCGTGGCCGTATTGCTTATAACGAGCAGCTATTTGCGGAGTTGGCTGTGGAGCTGGATGAGCTGTCGCATGAGCCTTGGCAGTATTTTCCAACGGTTAAAGATGACGGTAAAACCTCAGCCCGCGATGATGTTTGGCAGCGTCAAGAGCGCTTTCAAGAGTTGGCGCGGCACTTAGAGGGCACAACTGCGCGTTTGGTGGCCAGCACCACTGAAGCACCCTTTAATAAAAGTGTTTTAGCCTTGCGCGTGCAAGCGGTAGAAGATTCTTGTGAGTCCTGTCACCAAGAGTTCCGCGTGTATTAA
- a CDS encoding DUF3360 family protein → MANDDPKSYRALHRPRSEFASRQAYLEHELSIMSPRRWRINLPFRDYRFEAEDWVPAMAATIGKIVMVAAIVAAFAEPLGLPASFVIENARYEMLIAALLFVVLFSGVLIPTANLAGTHGPLIPLIPIIVASGGHPMALGIMIGVLGFTLGVFRGGSLLARLTSDGVCGGLLLFLGFIGMTSQIKYLYAWAEGFDAGHIAFTVVLATIIMYAYLEHIGKRWLAIPLGAVLAAVIAFALGAPFEFTTQPGIPNLNPAYWWGDDTGWKLGLPELHQFIAVTPFAVLAIAMWSPDFLGHRAFQYLNYPKDAKKVVMNIDDTMCVAAARQVVGTALGGANIASSWGTYIVPAAIAKRPIPAGAILTGLLCVIAAVWGYPMDLAIWPPVLSVALIVGVYLPLLEAGMQMTREGKTSQSAAIVIFSSALVNPVFGWSLTVLLDNIGIIGDKERGEKMTRTDRWIIPSMVFILLCAVMAGIGMFPGIPALLESFQMQ, encoded by the coding sequence ATGGCAAATGATGACCCTAAAAGCTATCGCGCCTTACACCGGCCGCGCTCCGAGTTTGCTTCTCGTCAAGCTTACTTAGAACATGAATTGAGCATTATGTCGCCCAGACGTTGGCGCATAAACTTACCCTTTCGTGACTACCGTTTTGAGGCCGAGGACTGGGTGCCAGCCATGGCGGCAACCATCGGTAAAATTGTCATGGTCGCAGCGATTGTTGCTGCATTCGCCGAGCCTTTAGGGCTACCCGCTTCATTTGTGATTGAAAACGCCCGCTATGAAATGCTCATTGCTGCGCTGTTATTCGTGGTGCTGTTTTCTGGGGTACTGATCCCAACCGCAAACTTGGCGGGTACTCATGGCCCTCTGATCCCGTTGATCCCTATTATTGTGGCATCCGGCGGTCATCCCATGGCGCTGGGCATTATGATCGGTGTCTTAGGCTTTACCTTGGGCGTATTTCGCGGCGGTAGTTTATTGGCGAGGCTCACCAGTGATGGGGTCTGTGGGGGGTTGCTGCTGTTCCTAGGCTTTATTGGCATGACCTCGCAAATCAAGTACCTCTATGCTTGGGCCGAGGGCTTTGATGCCGGCCATATCGCCTTTACCGTGGTGTTAGCCACCATCATTATGTATGCCTATTTAGAGCATATTGGTAAGCGCTGGCTAGCAATTCCTTTGGGTGCGGTGCTGGCTGCGGTGATTGCTTTTGCCTTGGGCGCACCCTTTGAATTCACCACACAACCGGGGATTCCAAACCTAAACCCAGCTTATTGGTGGGGCGACGACACCGGCTGGAAGCTGGGCTTACCTGAACTGCATCAATTTATTGCCGTAACCCCTTTTGCAGTTTTGGCCATTGCCATGTGGTCACCGGACTTCCTTGGACACCGTGCGTTTCAGTACCTCAACTACCCAAAAGACGCGAAAAAAGTGGTGATGAATATTGATGACACCATGTGCGTTGCTGCGGCACGGCAAGTGGTGGGTACGGCCTTGGGCGGAGCCAATATTGCTTCATCATGGGGCACTTATATTGTCCCTGCCGCAATTGCTAAGCGTCCAATTCCAGCAGGAGCAATCTTAACCGGCTTGCTTTGTGTGATTGCAGCAGTCTGGGGTTATCCCATGGACTTAGCCATTTGGCCGCCAGTGTTGAGCGTAGCGTTAATTGTGGGGGTGTACTTGCCCTTATTAGAAGCGGGCATGCAAATGACCCGTGAAGGCAAAACCTCACAGTCGGCCGCCATTGTGATTTTCTCATCGGCGCTGGTGAACCCAGTATTTGGCTGGTCACTGACGGTGCTGCTGGACAATATAGGCATTATTGGCGACAAGGAAAGAGGTGAAAAAATGACCCGCACTGACCGCTGGATTATTCCCTCTATGGTCTTTATTTTACTGTGTGCGGTCATGGCCGGGATCGGCATGTTCCCAGGGATTCCGGCGTTATTAGAATCCTTCCAAATGCAATAA
- the ligB gene encoding NAD-dependent DNA ligase LigB codes for MLRTIVSICVGSMMLLINLSAVAACPTWTHTQAEQEISTLQQRLAVWDRSYHRDATSPIADELYDQARAQLQLWQTCFTPAAAPEPAATALQSARGSQALPFSQMGLSKLSETQLQDWMQQRADLWAQPKVDGVAVTLVYSHGQLKQVLSRGDGLSGQNWLKHAQAIAAIPKQLATQRKQITLQGELYLKQPRHIQQRDGGSSARSQVAGLLNRKQLTTSVGNTIGLFVWEWPDGPTSMPERLSTLQDLGFNDSGAYSQPIHNLAEAKHWRDYWYRTELPFASDGLVIKQSTRNIQHARSAYPPFWAVALKYPLQQALTSVTDVTFNIGRSGRITPIAHVQAVSLDDKTIRKVSLGSLTRLAKLRLSKGDHVAIALSGHAIPQLKEVVWRSPQRQTIETPHAAHYHALSCWQNSPVCQQQFLARLHWLGQKNNLAMSGLGLQTWQALVDANYISQLTDWLTLSASDLQQLPNFALKRSQHTAAAFAQAKQQPFQRWLRALGAPASITIKPGDNWHSLAALSVQDWQQQRHLGSTQAHSAWAFFQHPAVQTAALNLQNHDIDGF; via the coding sequence ATGTTGCGTACTATTGTATCAATCTGCGTTGGCAGCATGATGCTGCTGATCAATTTATCCGCTGTAGCGGCTTGCCCAACGTGGACTCACACTCAAGCCGAGCAAGAAATCAGCACGTTACAGCAGCGTCTTGCCGTTTGGGATCGCAGCTATCACCGTGACGCCACCTCGCCCATTGCTGACGAACTCTACGATCAAGCCCGCGCACAATTACAGCTCTGGCAAACGTGCTTTACCCCTGCTGCTGCGCCGGAGCCGGCCGCCACTGCCCTGCAGTCAGCACGGGGCAGTCAAGCACTACCTTTTAGCCAAATGGGTTTAAGCAAGCTCAGTGAAACCCAGCTACAAGACTGGATGCAGCAACGTGCAGATTTATGGGCGCAACCAAAAGTGGATGGAGTGGCAGTGACCTTGGTGTACAGCCACGGCCAACTCAAACAAGTACTCAGCCGTGGTGACGGTTTAAGCGGACAAAACTGGTTAAAGCATGCTCAAGCTATTGCTGCGATCCCCAAGCAACTGGCAACACAACGCAAGCAGATAACCCTACAAGGCGAGCTGTACTTAAAACAGCCGAGACATATTCAGCAGCGTGATGGTGGTAGCAGTGCCCGCAGCCAAGTTGCTGGGCTGCTCAATCGCAAGCAACTGACAACGAGCGTTGGAAATACAATTGGTCTATTTGTTTGGGAGTGGCCCGATGGACCGACCAGCATGCCCGAACGCTTAAGCACACTGCAGGATTTAGGCTTTAATGACAGCGGTGCCTATAGCCAACCCATTCACAACTTAGCCGAAGCTAAACACTGGCGCGATTATTGGTATCGCACAGAGCTGCCCTTTGCCAGTGATGGTTTAGTCATTAAGCAGAGTACGCGCAACATTCAACATGCGCGCAGCGCTTATCCGCCATTTTGGGCGGTGGCGTTAAAATACCCGCTGCAACAAGCGCTCACTTCGGTTACCGATGTCACATTTAACATTGGCCGCAGTGGCCGCATTACGCCTATCGCACATGTGCAGGCGGTCAGCCTAGATGACAAAACCATTCGCAAAGTGAGCCTGGGTTCGCTGACCCGTTTGGCAAAACTGCGCTTAAGCAAAGGCGATCATGTGGCGATTGCGCTGTCTGGGCATGCCATTCCGCAACTGAAAGAAGTCGTCTGGCGCAGTCCACAACGGCAAACCATCGAAACACCGCATGCTGCGCACTACCATGCTTTAAGCTGCTGGCAAAACAGCCCAGTCTGCCAACAGCAGTTTCTGGCCCGCCTGCACTGGCTGGGCCAGAAGAATAATTTAGCCATGTCAGGGCTTGGCCTACAAACATGGCAAGCCTTAGTGGATGCCAACTATATTAGCCAGCTGACTGACTGGTTAACGCTTAGCGCTAGTGACTTACAGCAACTACCCAACTTTGCCCTAAAGCGCAGCCAGCACACCGCTGCTGCCTTTGCTCAAGCCAAACAGCAGCCTTTCCAGCGTTGGTTAAGAGCCTTGGGCGCGCCAGCCAGTATCACTATAAAACCCGGTGACAATTGGCACAGCCTTGCCGCCCTGAGCGTTCAGGATTGGCAGCAACAGCGCCACTTAGGCTCGACTCAGGCGCACAGTGCTTGGGCATTTTTTCAGCACCCAGCAGTACAAACTGCCGCACTAAACTTGCAAAACCATGACATTGACGGCTTTTAA
- a CDS encoding ferric reductase-like transmembrane domain-containing protein, which produces MKKVMYAVAILVVAVWGLTVVGHNPPMDVWWWRKQLINLTGLGSFVLMSLIMLLAVRPLWLEKRLHGLDKMYRLHKWAGIWAIALAIAHYGLKLSKSVLSEFFVRGAKEARIETFLDAFRGAAKDLGEWSVWILGIMLVITLWQRFPYHIWRYAHKILSVIYLLIAFHSVVLAPAGWWLEPAGVLLALVTAVGSYCAIVALTGSIGRGRRYPGKVLRVKRHQGDVLEVTCQLPKSWSHRPGQFAFLTFDRFEGAHPFTVNSSDHADGQVSFAIKALGDYTSRLQTELDVGRKVIAEGPYGHFDLQLEGDSEQVWVAAGIGVTPFIAWLEALQAQPERAPQATLYYCVNNTAEGVFAEKLQRLAAAVPNVTLHVHCSDEQGHLCAEQALQGCAADTQVWFCGPQGFADALQKGMQNLGFPAENFHKEYFQMR; this is translated from the coding sequence ATGAAAAAGGTGATGTACGCTGTAGCTATCTTGGTGGTGGCTGTTTGGGGCTTAACAGTGGTTGGGCACAACCCACCCATGGATGTGTGGTGGTGGCGCAAACAGCTAATTAATCTGACCGGCTTAGGTTCTTTTGTCTTGATGTCGTTGATTATGCTGCTGGCGGTGCGTCCGCTGTGGTTGGAAAAACGACTGCACGGCCTAGATAAAATGTACCGCCTACATAAGTGGGCTGGGATCTGGGCGATTGCCTTAGCCATTGCTCACTACGGATTAAAATTATCTAAAAGTGTTTTAAGTGAGTTTTTTGTACGCGGAGCTAAAGAGGCGCGCATAGAAACATTTTTAGATGCGTTTCGTGGTGCTGCTAAAGATCTTGGCGAATGGTCGGTGTGGATTTTGGGCATCATGCTAGTGATCACTCTTTGGCAGCGCTTTCCGTACCATATTTGGCGTTACGCGCATAAGATTTTATCGGTTATTTATCTGCTGATTGCTTTCCACAGCGTTGTTTTAGCACCTGCGGGCTGGTGGTTAGAGCCGGCTGGGGTATTGCTGGCGCTGGTCACTGCGGTTGGTTCGTATTGTGCGATTGTGGCCTTGACGGGCAGCATTGGTCGTGGCCGTCGCTATCCGGGTAAGGTTTTGCGTGTGAAGCGGCATCAGGGTGATGTACTGGAGGTGACTTGCCAGCTTCCTAAGAGCTGGTCGCACCGGCCTGGACAGTTTGCTTTTCTTACCTTTGATCGCTTTGAGGGTGCACACCCTTTTACCGTGAACAGTTCCGACCATGCGGATGGGCAGGTGAGTTTTGCGATTAAAGCCTTGGGTGATTACACCTCACGCTTACAAACTGAACTGGATGTAGGCCGCAAAGTCATTGCTGAAGGGCCCTATGGCCACTTTGATTTGCAGTTAGAGGGTGACAGTGAGCAGGTTTGGGTTGCTGCAGGCATTGGGGTAACACCATTTATTGCTTGGCTTGAGGCTTTGCAAGCACAGCCTGAGCGCGCACCGCAAGCCACTTTATATTACTGCGTAAACAATACTGCCGAAGGGGTCTTTGCCGAAAAACTGCAACGCTTAGCCGCTGCTGTACCAAATGTTACGTTGCATGTGCATTGCAGCGATGAGCAGGGGCATTTATGTGCTGAGCAAGCTTTGCAAGGCTGCGCTGCTGATACGCAAGTATGGTTTTGTGGCCCACAAGGCTTTGCCGATGCTTTGCAAAAAGGTATGCAAAATTTGGGTTTCCCAGCAGAAAACTTCCATAAAGAGTATTTTCAAATGCGTTAA
- a CDS encoding tetratricopeptide repeat protein: MNDVVSIDTAALMMDLSKRTLWRRLSAGTLQRHSMDERGRVMLALTDIAEHLCVQLSDEPAGGGDRVLLIEADKGDSAAQNDVALLLLEQNRPDIALQWFLLAAQQQHADAMHYLSELYQQGLGVERCENTAMLWRAKAASQKHLIADAQMAVITRASK, encoded by the coding sequence GTGAACGATGTTGTCAGTATTGATACTGCCGCGCTAATGATGGACCTGAGTAAACGCACCCTATGGCGTCGTTTAAGCGCGGGCACCTTACAACGGCACAGTATGGACGAGCGCGGACGGGTAATGCTGGCACTGACTGACATCGCCGAGCACCTCTGCGTGCAGCTTTCTGACGAACCCGCTGGGGGGGGGGACCGCGTGTTGCTTATAGAAGCTGACAAAGGCGATAGCGCGGCGCAAAATGACGTCGCACTACTGCTCCTTGAACAAAACCGCCCCGACATTGCTTTACAGTGGTTTTTACTGGCGGCGCAACAGCAGCATGCCGATGCCATGCATTATTTAAGTGAGCTGTATCAGCAAGGTTTGGGCGTTGAGCGTTGTGAAAATACCGCCATGCTCTGGCGCGCTAAAGCAGCAAGCCAAAAGCACTTAATCGCTGATGCGCAAATGGCGGTAATCACCAGAGCCTCAAAATAA